Sequence from the Penaeus monodon isolate SGIC_2016 chromosome 43, NSTDA_Pmon_1, whole genome shotgun sequence genome:
ctcccatcttcccccaCTTCTTgactcttatctctcctcttccaccttccccctccctctgtgtTACCTCACCCTTTGCCTCACCGTCTGTTTTTCCGCTTCAGTTCAGCTccgtctcttccttccttcgcctatgccccccgccccccgtgccccgtaccccctccctcctctctctctctcggcgggGACAGGAGGGCTCTTTGTTGTGGCAAGGGTGAGGGAGGgcacgggagggaggaggagcaggtgacGGGGTGAAGGacgtgaggcgggggggggggaggtaagggggggaaaagtgcttgagtgagagaggggagagagcgagagagaggggggggggcgtttgggaggtagggagaggagagtgaggagcgAGAGTCGAGGGAGGAGCCTGATGAACGCGATGAGTGATCGGCTTAAAGGGCCAAAGATCAGAGGTGATAAATGGGTTCTGATCCTCCCCCACACGTGCTTGAAggccggggggaggggtaagaaacgcaaagggagtgggagaggggggagatcaTTGGGTTCCTCGGTCGTCGCATCTGCCTTAGTGAGCTCTGCAATACGAAAGTTATAGCGTTCGATTGTGCCTTGTGGTCAATGATTGATCTATTTGGGTGTTATCTCTCTCCCCACAAGAGCCACAAGTGTGATGGAGACGGAGATGTAAGGTGCCAGGAGAGGTAACAGAATtttaatctccctttctctctctctctctctctctctctctctctctctctctctctctctctcctctactcctccctctctcctctctctctctctctctccctcctctctccttctctctctttcctctctctctctctctctctctctctctctctctctcctctctctcacactccccatctctctctctctctctctctctctctcctctctctctctctctctctctctctctctctctctctctctctctttctctctctctctctctctctctaccctttctctctcctccctctctctctctctctctctctctctctctctcctcttctctctcctctcaacctttctctctctctcaccctttctctttctctcatctctctcccctctctctctctctctcctctctctctctcctctctctctcacacacacacacacacacacacacacacactctctctcactctctgcaaGACGCCCAAGTCGCTTAATCTTATTCATCACTTACTCTTttgcataaaaactgcatcctatcgatcaaattgTACTCTCCaaagattagcacttgttgattatattaactttattatagacactgttcttgtctttgacatgattagtgatataaaagttgtttttttaccAGGCACATGATATtgtaatacagtgataatagcacagccctttaggcatgtatataacattaaTGTTTGACTAATAACCCTtcacacaaatagaagcacaaccagtttggatagatgctttggaatcttaccctggctttttgcaggctATGTatactgttctgtaaataaatgttatcaaatcaaatctctatctatctatctatctatctttccccctctctctccctctctctttccatctctctctctctctttctttctctccgtttctctctctctctctctctctctctctctctctctctctctctctctctctctctcactctctccctccctctctccctccctcctttctctctcccttccctctcttctctcattctctccatttctctctctctctctctctctctctctctctctctctctctctctctctctctctctctctctctctccacttccgtgtgtgtgttgtatgtgtagtgtacgtgtatgtgtccgGACGGTCCGGCACAAGTAAGGGTGCTGCCTGCCCCTGGGTCCTTGAGGGGAGCGAGAGGACCGTAACTGAGAGACAACAGGAAAGCTCTGAGGGGAAActgtgaaaggggaagggaaaggctgataaaaaggagaaaggggagagagaagagagggtggggcaGGGACGAAATGAACGAAAACGGAGATACATCAGTAAGCAGAAGCGAGGCACTAAGCATGAGTCACCACGTGCTGGAAGAAGTGacaggaagataataaaaaaaagtaatgaaggaGACCAGAAGAGGAAGAGCATGAGATTAGCGATTGGTCGATGAGATTGCGGGAGGAAGGGCGGGCGGGATGCGAGAACGGTCGGATCGATAGTGAATAACGTGTCCATAGTGCGAAAGCCCGGTCTGCGTGTGACTGGGCTCTCGTAATGCAGTGCCGACGGGCAGACAGCACTAGCTAGTAATAAGAGGGTAATGGAATagtcataattaataattatgatcataatgagaaCAGTATTGGTAatgtaacagcagcagcaaaattATAAACAACAGAAATGACagcaaaaacaggaaaatataaaacCTTTATTGCTTCTAAATTAAGTATGTTACAGTCATATATTTATAACGTAAATATGTTACAGCCTTATCCATGGTGTATTAAACTCCATCGCAAAGTTCAAGATTTATGGCAATACCCCCCCTGCATGCGGGATCGGCGCTAAGCCCCACTTAAGCCGCCTCGCGCCTCTTAACCTGGTATTCTGTCCGCAGCAGCATCGGGAGGCCTCGGCAGTGCTTAGGACGAAGGCTCGGAGGCCGggcggaggaggacgagagagactcCTATTAGGCTAGTCCTCGCAAGGTTCAGGGCGAGATTCACGCAGGCAACGAAGGCAATTGAAGACTGGTTTAGAAAGAGATCCTGGATTGACTatagttgctattgttgttgcggTGTTTGTGGTTCTGCGTTTCGTTTTATCGGTCTTATTATCAACTTCGGTCAAACGAAAGCAATTGAAACATCTTTGTTCAGTGCTGTTCGTTGTGCTCGCGCGATTTTTTATCTCCAGTTTATAATTTTCCTTCATCCTCACCCAccgccctcccctccaccctcgctcctcccccttcatcacccctctcttcgtcccttccccctccctccctctggcctTCACAGCCTCCCTCTCTatatcctcctccctcaccccttctcttatttatccctaccccctctcccccttcccccttttcccaaaagcctCGCCTCTCTTGCTTAATCTTATATTCTTTGTGTTTGCTGTGCGCTGAATAAACTCGGGGTCCTCTGAATTAtgcgtttgtatgtttttgtttctgttttattactttattttctcttACTTGATATGTAAATCAagatgtttctctctttatctatctctacaaATCTACGGTATTCATATTGGTATAAAATTGTTTATCGGTTGTAttaccattttaattttattatttatttatttatttattttatttatttagttagtttttaCACTTTTGCTTTCTGtatcattctctcctttctttccccccctcttcctccccgtaCCTAAACTTTACATtcccgtaactttttttttttatgctgatagCACGGGAATTTTTCTCGCGGCATCTGTCGTCGTCagtttcttcatcctctctccgttccctttaattagagagagagggagagcgagggagggagggaaggggagagagagcgagggagagaaaaggagagggagggagaggaagagggagagggagatagaggggggaaaagagagaggaagagagaaggggaaaagagggagagagagagagagagaaagttctgAAGTCTGGAAAGAAgattgggaaggaagaatgggtgataggggaaggataaggggtgggggaaaatgatctttaggagaagagaaagggcaaCGATCTTGGGCATTTTAGCCTGCCTCTTCCCCCACAACAGGAGCACACGCATACCCGCTCGCAAAGACACTAGTGAATCGCAAGTGATCTTCATCGGCAGTGTAATAGAGACCAATTCATTTTAGTTTaagataatgagggagagagcgagcgtgAGGGACGAGGTTGGCTGGCTGCTGCCTACGGGGAATGTCAGCTGATTGTCAGTAACCGGTCTGGTGGCCTCTGCGTTATCAAAGTGTCTTGGACTATTGTTATGGCAGATGCTACTTTGTGTGCCGTCGGCTCTGTTGCTATATGCAGATTTTTATGGCTacttctttattaatttatttattttttattattccatcattcattcaatgTTCATTTCCGAATCCACGCATTTAGGGATATctcaattttttatatacaagcgCATATTTTCGGTTTCATTGGCCTTAATTTGCAGATACTTCAGCATGAGTTTGCCAGTTCTGCACTAATGAGCGTGTGTTTTACAGGTAGCGCAGAGGAGCGTGGGAAGAGCCGACCGACCTTTCCTGCGCGACACCTGATGATATCGGGAGGATCTCGAGCCGGGCGCTTGCGAGATCTCGTCCTGCAGAAGGACGTCGAGGGCATTAGCATAAACAGAGGCGCGTGTCTCCCCTTGCGTTGCTCACTGTGATACATTGCGGAATCGCAAATCACGGCAGCGGCAAGTGCGCGACGCCGGCCTCGCACCGAGCACGTTTGCCAACGCGTCGTGCCCGGATGCAGCGACGAGTGGATTACTTCTCGCCTCAGCCGCCCGTCTTCGTGCCACGCCCGCGGCCTCTCGGACCCGGTGTCATGACTCGACCGTAAAACCTCCCCCGGCGTCCTTTGCGGTTGAGCTGTGGACGGCCGATCTCAGGTCTATGATCGTCATCAGCACCATCATGGCGCCAGCAGACTCCCCGCGCCTCAACCTCGCCACGACCTCCCGCGACTTCCTGGCGACGGTCGACTACCCGCTGCGGCCGGCGGTCGCCCGAACGTGGGGCAAACCGCAGCGGCGCCGCAACAGCTGGAAGTGCTGCTACTTCCCGCAGTCGTTCCCCGTGTACCGCATGCAGCGGCTAGTAAGTGTGCTGCTTTGTCTTTTGGGCGTGGTCCTCCTATCGGTGGTGGCGTTCGTGCTCGTGCAGGTGACGCCGCCGCAGATCCTGAGAGGAAGGTTCGGCTACGCGGACGGCGGCGACGGCGCGGTCGCGAGGGAGAGTGCGGACGCGGCCATGACTCAAGGGGGGCTGGAGGTGGTCAGGACGGCCCGGAAACTCGAGGACCACCCTGAGTACAGACGCAGCCTGGAGGACGACTATAACAGCGAGGACGaggggggcgaagaggaggacgaggccGACGACCTGGTGCTCACGGCGGACGGCTACGACGACGACGGCTACGAGAGCGAGGAGGACGACGACTACAACCCCGTCTTCGACATGGACTACTTCGACTTCTCCATAACAGGTGACCGAGGAGGCAAGCAAGGCCCTGGCAGGGGCAGGCAGCCGGCGAAGGCCTCGACGTCGACTTTCAAGACGCCGAGGATCAGGGAGAAGTGGAAGAACCTCCCGCGAGTGAGCCTCAAGAACGACCACGGGATGAAGGTCGTGGAAGACGGCGTCGTGTTCTCCGCGGCCGCCGAGGACCTCCTGAAGGAGTCCCACCTCAGTGACACCACGGTGGGGGAGGTGCAGGCCCAGCTCAGGTCACACAAGGTCGTTAAGCTGGAGGAGCCCAACTGGGAGAAATGCGGACGACCCAAGAACCAGTGGGTGGAACTTAGCACCGGAGGAGCGGCCTGCGCGCGGTACAGGTGAGTCATGGAACGCCCTTTGGAACGGAAAGCGGTCATAGGTTACAGATATTACGACTTAGAAAGGCAGATCACACAGGGGTCATACAAAGATCGCAGGCTCTGTGGCCGCGGGAGGAAAGTGCACGTAAAATAACTAGAATTTTAGTAAATGAATTTGCCTTCTCTCAGGAGACAGAGACTACGCTGGGAAGATAATCTACAGAGGGAAATGGCCCTAAAGATATCCACTGAATGATTTCGAGGCATATGAGATCTTAGAGCAAACGATTCCTTATTCGGAACTGTACCCGAGTCATTGTCTCATCTTACTTTggtgtttatatacttttaactCCCAAGAGCctcaacatttatatacatttgttaacgcatcttcatccttttctttctcatatttataTTCTTACTGCTAATGCTTTATTCCCACTGTCGGTTATCACTGTAATGCCGTCATTATATGTCATTACTACTAAtcagtatatttgtttatttatctaattatttatagcgttaatactatatttattttctcttattaggTATCCTGACGACTATCTGCTCGTGGGCGAGGTCCTAAGTTTTTACCTGTCGCGGGTCCTGGGCGTGGGACACGTGCCACCCGTGGTTCTGGCCGCACCTGCACACCCACGCTGGTCCGCCGTCGCCTCCGATATGTCGCGGGCGGGCTGGGGGGACGCGCCCGTGGTCGTTCTCACGCCCTGGGTCGAACGGCTGGTCAGGTCTGTGAAGAGGGAATAGGTTGGGTGGAATACCTTATGATTTGGTTATTTGCCAGaagtgtgtaaattatatatatatatatatatatatatatatatatatatatatatatatatatatataatatatatatatatatatatatatatatatgatatagataggtagatatttattaTGGAAAAACGATACAATTtaccatttattttatatctgaCTTATGGAATGATGTATGCCTGCAGTTGATCAGAGTCTTATCTAGTCTGGAATAAAGCAAACTAAAGCCTATTGTGGAATCAACAGAGACCGCATGCCCACCATATTACTGGACGCTCTCTTGAAGGACATCCCTGTAAACATCCTAGGAGACGAGTATCCTATGGGACCTCCGGAAGTGGTAGGGAAGCACGTGCCTTCCGTTAGGTATCGCCTTTACCCACCAGCTATGGGCGGAGCAAAGAAATCGCGAGACAGTTTGAAGACGTTGTCAGAGAGGGAGCTGGCGCAGCTGGTGCAGTGGAGTGACCTGCTGGTGTTTGACTATCTGACGGGGAACTACGACCGCCTGGCCTACATGCAGGACGCGGCTGAGAAGGAAGGCCGGCCGCAGATCCTCAGTGGCACCATCCATAACCTGGTGAGTCTGGAAGAAAGCAGGGCTGCGCGtaatatttcttctctttcgatTTCCATCCTCATTTTTGTGGTTTGCAAGAGATTACCTATTTACATTTAATGTTTTGATCGTTATTTTTATGTCTAATGCATCAATGTCCACTGATTTAATTTTCCCAGTGGTTCAAACATTGCAGATAAAAATCGAATGAAGTTAAACCTAATTTCCGTGACAGGTTCGGAGCGAGGCGACGGACGCCCTGTGGCTCCTAGACAACGAGTCCGGTCTGATGGACGCCTACAGCCTCCTGTACGGCGCCTCTTCCGACCCCGCCCAGGCCTCCCGGTTCCAGGGCTTCCACACCCGCGCCCTCCGGTCCATGTGCCTCTTCAGGAGGTCGACAATGGAGGCGGTGCTCGGATTAGCCAGTCACCCGGAGCCTCACAGCCTCCTGGTGACGTTCTTGAGGGAGAACGAGCCGCTGGCCGGGAAGCTGCCGGATCCCCTTGGCAACCCGCTGTTCGTGAGGCACTTCGCCGAGCGCGTGCGGGAGGTGCACAGCTGGATGGTCAAGTGCACCGAGATCGTCCAGAAGCGATCCAAGGGGCGCAGAACGAGGCGGTGAAGGGCTGTGGGggcgaatgtatatatatgtgcttctGTATACAGTGTCATAAATGCTATTTTTTCTATGcatttaataaaaagaaacaaaaagactgCCTTTCTGCAGTTAACCCTGTGAAAAATGTCTGAGAAGGGAATTTTTATCAAGAAACAACAGAAAGGTAGAAATGATGCAAACAAAATTCCGAAAGAAATGTTAGGAGATGgacgatggtaatagtaataattatgatcgtaataatgaactgaagtttattatttatattttttttttttttttttttttttttttttttatattattattattattatttagcattcCTACATGCAGTACAAATCCTCAAATAAACACTATCCTAGAACAGGGAAAtatgaaagtaaaaagtaaagttGTGAGTCTGGTTCAAATTCTTTGCATTTCTGAGACGGCAATCGCACCGTTCCAAAAGGAATGTATTGAACGCTTTTTATTGAGATATCGAGTTTattagaaaataacaaagaaaagtaaaataactgatataaaatacataaataaataaaaaaggaatgtgTAGACTActattattcataatcataacacCCACAATGGCACGCAAAAGCAGCAAGGAACATAGCATATgaacaatgatcataacaataaaaaaaaaacgtcagttaTATGATCCCCACCACTACTTGAAAGTCATCTTTGCATTTCTGAAATCCCCTGGAAAGTTTTTATTTTCGGTAAACTAATCATCCAGCCGCTTTCTGAAAGAGATAATTATGCTTATGtaagtctctcttttctcttgaagTCACGTTCTACATGTCTTCATATGCTATTACTTA
This genomic interval carries:
- the LOC119568408 gene encoding extracellular serine/threonine protein kinase four-jointed-like → MIVISTIMAPADSPRLNLATTSRDFLATVDYPLRPAVARTWGKPQRRRNSWKCCYFPQSFPVYRMQRLVSVLLCLLGVVLLSVVAFVLVQVTPPQILRGRFGYADGGDGAVARESADAAMTQGGLEVVRTARKLEDHPEYRRSLEDDYNSEDEGGEEEDEADDLVLTADGYDDDGYESEEDDDYNPVFDMDYFDFSITGDRGGKQGPGRGRQPAKASTSTFKTPRIREKWKNLPRVSLKNDHGMKVVEDGVVFSAAAEDLLKESHLSDTTVGEVQAQLRSHKVVKLEEPNWEKCGRPKNQWVELSTGGAACARYRYPDDYLLVGEVLSFYLSRVLGVGHVPPVVLAAPAHPRWSAVASDMSRAGWGDAPVVVLTPWVERLVRDRMPTILLDALLKDIPVNILGDEYPMGPPEVVGKHVPSVRYRLYPPAMGGAKKSRDSLKTLSERELAQLVQWSDLLVFDYLTGNYDRLAYMQDAAEKEGRPQILSGTIHNLVRSEATDALWLLDNESGLMDAYSLLYGASSDPAQASRFQGFHTRALRSMCLFRRSTMEAVLGLASHPEPHSLLVTFLRENEPLAGKLPDPLGNPLFVRHFAERVREVHSWMVKCTEIVQKRSKGRRTRR